In Pseudobacter ginsenosidimutans, the following are encoded in one genomic region:
- a CDS encoding tetratricopeptide repeat-containing sensor histidine kinase, with amino-acid sequence MIAYTQLLRSGRLLFLAFLIQSACLAQTIDSVHQKYRQQLAAATNDSNSLRILLEYGADLTWFAPDSALPVIKKAAALSLQLKDTAVYARTWVQQGNVYADKGDYVSAQTFYEKGIEVYKSINHHRGIGGAYLNIGNLYNFQDKLEESISYYLKAVDMLEKAGTMEKVATTYNNIATTFSKLGQYEKSQQYTNKALPIALLKQDTLTLIQCYISLGTSEHHMKNNQASINWTKKAMLLSDKKMYAQGSYMTRANLSEIYTERKMYDSALYYLYAAKPLAEQANDPYYLSSIYLNYANTYYQLKQFSEAESFALKSIQTAHSVSNKESLMNGYNILTRIYAAMGKPEKSSTAFDQYILYHDSLRNYNMAEKVNQLETKFRTLQKDKDISEKMLAIEKQKAVLKKKDTTILFIVTALVAIALIALLTVFALRQKQKMQQQQLQSMAKEKELEAARAMIEGEESERARIARDLHDGAGSMLSAAKLQLEYISRKSALSGGAAELKEITGLITDAATEVRTTAHNLMPAILYREGIHEAVSALCNKFNHPPLEVEYHVIGEPVRFHPHFELMVYRTVQELMNNIVKHAGATHAMVQLSFGPEHFSVVVEDNGTGFDLSAANKNEGLGLTALQSKLKAFRGEMDLQSSESGTSVNLEFDTTG; translated from the coding sequence ATGATAGCTTACACCCAATTGCTGAGATCCGGCAGACTTCTTTTTTTAGCATTCCTTATTCAATCGGCCTGCCTGGCGCAGACCATCGATTCTGTACACCAGAAATACCGCCAGCAGCTCGCTGCAGCCACCAATGATTCCAATTCGCTCAGGATACTGCTGGAATACGGCGCGGACCTCACCTGGTTTGCTCCAGACTCCGCACTGCCCGTGATCAAAAAAGCAGCCGCACTCAGCCTTCAACTGAAAGACACGGCCGTTTATGCAAGGACCTGGGTACAACAGGGAAATGTATACGCAGACAAGGGTGATTATGTTTCCGCACAAACCTTTTACGAAAAAGGGATAGAAGTGTATAAAAGCATCAACCATCACCGCGGCATCGGTGGGGCTTACCTGAATATTGGAAACCTGTACAATTTCCAGGATAAACTGGAAGAGTCCATCAGCTATTATCTCAAGGCGGTTGACATGCTTGAAAAAGCCGGCACCATGGAGAAAGTGGCCACCACCTACAATAATATCGCAACCACTTTTTCCAAACTGGGACAGTATGAAAAATCGCAGCAATACACCAATAAGGCCCTGCCTATTGCCCTGCTGAAGCAGGATACACTTACACTCATACAATGTTATATCAGCCTGGGCACTTCAGAACATCACATGAAGAATAACCAGGCTTCCATCAACTGGACAAAAAAGGCCATGCTGCTGAGCGATAAAAAAATGTATGCGCAGGGCAGCTACATGACAAGGGCCAACCTCTCCGAGATCTACACGGAAAGAAAAATGTACGATTCAGCATTGTACTACCTGTACGCTGCGAAGCCACTGGCGGAACAAGCCAATGATCCCTACTACCTGTCTTCCATCTACCTCAATTATGCGAATACTTATTACCAGCTGAAACAATTTTCAGAGGCCGAATCCTTTGCTCTGAAATCGATACAAACAGCACACAGCGTTTCCAACAAGGAATCGTTGATGAACGGTTACAATATCCTTACCCGCATTTACGCGGCAATGGGAAAACCGGAAAAGTCGTCAACCGCTTTCGATCAATATATACTGTACCACGACAGTCTCCGCAATTACAATATGGCGGAAAAAGTGAACCAGCTGGAAACGAAATTCAGGACCCTGCAAAAGGACAAGGATATTTCAGAAAAGATGCTGGCGATAGAAAAACAAAAAGCTGTACTAAAGAAAAAGGATACAACGATACTATTCATCGTTACGGCGCTGGTAGCCATTGCGCTGATTGCTCTGCTGACAGTTTTCGCTTTGCGGCAGAAACAGAAAATGCAGCAGCAACAGTTGCAGTCGATGGCAAAGGAAAAAGAACTGGAAGCCGCCAGGGCAATGATCGAGGGAGAAGAATCGGAAAGGGCCAGGATTGCGCGTGACCTGCATGATGGCGCCGGCAGCATGTTATCAGCCGCCAAACTGCAGCTGGAATATATCAGCCGGAAGTCGGCGCTTTCCGGCGGTGCGGCGGAATTGAAAGAAATTACGGGGCTGATAACCGATGCAGCCACTGAAGTGAGAACCACCGCCCATAACCTGATGCCTGCTATCCTTTACCGGGAAGGCATACACGAAGCAGTTTCTGCACTGTGCAATAAATTCAATCACCCGCCACTGGAAGTGGAATACCATGTGATTGGAGAACCTGTTCGTTTCCATCCGCATTTTGAACTGATGGTGTACCGGACAGTTCAGGAATTAATGAATAATATCGTGAAGCATGCCGGCGCTACGCATGCGATGGTGCAGCTGAGCTTCGGACCAGAACATTTCAGTGTGGTGGTGGAGGATAATGGAACTGGCTTCGATCTGTCAGCAGCAAATAAAAATGAAGGTCTTGGATTGACAGCTCTGCAATCAAAGCTCAAAGCTTTCCGCGGAGAAATGGATCTGCAGTCTTCTGAATCCGGCACTTCTGTGAATCTGGAATTCGATACAACAGGCTGA
- a CDS encoding LIC11966 family surface protein: MKRTIAIIALFVSVFVSCSSPNPVEYNNKLMTIMNNNEKEMIAMNAAMNSQDYTKAESVRGDWQKKLEKAISEVEKMDALKDDAGLKAAVAEGLKGYKQIAEVDYKNLIELRTKEKSGDSTVQPQINTILEKMNNQFEVLGNKINQAGSEFEKKFSGK, translated from the coding sequence ATGAAAAGAACAATTGCAATTATCGCCCTTTTTGTATCAGTATTCGTTAGCTGCAGCAGCCCCAACCCTGTTGAGTACAACAATAAGCTCATGACCATCATGAACAACAACGAAAAAGAAATGATCGCCATGAATGCAGCCATGAACAGCCAGGATTATACAAAAGCGGAGTCTGTGCGCGGCGACTGGCAGAAAAAACTGGAAAAAGCGATCAGCGAAGTGGAAAAAATGGACGCACTGAAAGATGATGCCGGTCTGAAAGCTGCAGTAGCGGAAGGATTGAAAGGATACAAACAGATCGCAGAAGTGGATTACAAGAACCTGATAGAACTTCGCACCAAAGAAAAAAGCGGCGACAGCACCGTTCAACCCCAGATCAATACCATCCTGGAAAAAATGAACAACCAGTTTGAAGTGCTTGGTAACAAGATCAACCAGGCAGGCAGCGAGTTTGAAAAGAAATTCAGCGGAAAATAA